A region from the Desulfobotulus pelophilus genome encodes:
- a CDS encoding substrate-binding domain-containing protein — MMKKTGIWMMALLMAGVLRAGAAENMIVMSTTTSTQASGLLDVLLPAFLEDTGIHVRVMAKGTGAALRDGMDGNADILFVHDRAREDRFVAEGYGTRRYGVMYNDFILVGPEKDTICRQADSIVKAMEGIAQARQPFVSRGDDSGTHAREKALWQESSVPLLPDGTPEQGRSWYYSIGQGMGEALMFAQEKEGYVLSDRGTYLQYAFGRKEGYDLTIVYEGDEKLKNSYGVIPVNPERFPHVRWNHADTFARWLVSDRGQAVIGGYQLHGQPLFFPDAKQQ, encoded by the coding sequence ATGATGAAAAAAACAGGAATCTGGATGATGGCTCTGCTGATGGCTGGGGTTCTGCGGGCCGGAGCGGCGGAAAATATGATTGTCATGAGCACGACTACCAGCACTCAGGCGTCGGGACTTCTGGATGTACTGCTGCCCGCTTTTCTGGAGGATACGGGCATCCATGTCCGGGTCATGGCCAAGGGAACGGGTGCGGCCCTCAGGGACGGCATGGATGGTAATGCGGATATTCTTTTTGTCCATGACAGGGCAAGGGAGGACCGTTTTGTGGCAGAAGGCTACGGAACCCGCCGTTACGGGGTGATGTACAACGATTTTATCCTTGTGGGGCCGGAAAAAGATACCATTTGCAGACAGGCGGACAGTATTGTGAAGGCCATGGAAGGTATTGCGCAGGCCAGACAACCCTTTGTATCCAGAGGAGATGACAGTGGCACCCATGCCCGTGAAAAGGCTTTGTGGCAGGAAAGCTCTGTCCCCCTGCTGCCTGACGGTACTCCGGAGCAGGGCCGCAGCTGGTATTATTCCATTGGGCAGGGTATGGGCGAGGCCTTGATGTTTGCTCAGGAAAAGGAAGGATATGTGCTCAGCGACCGTGGGACCTATCTCCAGTATGCATTCGGTCGTAAGGAAGGTTATGATCTGACCATCGTTTATGAAGGGGATGAAAAACTGAAAAATTCCTATGGAGTGATTCCCGTTAATCCGGAGAGATTCCCCCATGTTCGTTGGAATCATGCCGATACTTTTGCCCGCTGGTTGGTATCGGACCGTGGGCAGGCGGTGATAGGCGGTTATCAGCTCCATGGTCAGCCCCTCTTTTTTCCGGATGCAAAACAGCAGTGA
- a CDS encoding ABC transporter permease: protein MDFLVRSLTEAFCMILSFDAELYAIIGLSLYVSFFAVLFASLLGIPMGFWLAVSSFPGKRGVITLVNTCLALPTVVIGLFVYVFLSRSGPFGFLGWLYTPKAIIIGQLILILPWVVSLTLTAVNRVDARYYRTALTLGATALGASLTVVREARFGILAAVIAAFARAIAEIGIAMMLGGNIRGFTRTMTTAMALEHNKGEFVLAVALGLVLLAVSLAMNVVLQMAQGRYGEGA, encoded by the coding sequence ATGGATTTTTTGGTGCGAAGCCTGACGGAAGCATTTTGTATGATTCTTTCCTTTGATGCGGAGCTGTATGCCATCATCGGGCTATCCTTGTATGTGAGTTTTTTTGCGGTTCTCTTTGCGTCCCTTCTGGGAATTCCCATGGGATTCTGGCTGGCCGTTTCCTCCTTTCCAGGGAAAAGGGGGGTGATTACCCTTGTGAATACCTGTCTGGCGTTGCCCACGGTGGTGATTGGCCTTTTTGTTTATGTGTTTCTTTCACGGAGTGGTCCCTTTGGGTTTCTGGGCTGGCTTTATACGCCAAAGGCCATCATCATCGGTCAGTTGATTCTGATTCTGCCGTGGGTTGTTTCCCTGACGCTCACGGCGGTCAACCGAGTGGATGCTCGGTATTACCGCACGGCACTCACCCTCGGTGCCACGGCTTTGGGGGCCTCTCTGACCGTTGTCCGGGAAGCCCGTTTTGGTATTCTTGCGGCGGTGATCGCGGCATTTGCCAGAGCCATTGCTGAAATTGGCATTGCCATGATGCTGGGTGGAAATATCCGTGGATTTACCCGCACCATGACCACTGCCATGGCCCTTGAGCACAACAAGGGTGAATTTGTTCTGGCCGTGGCTCTGGGGCTGGTCCTTCTGGCCGTGAGTCTTGCCATGAATGTGGTTCTGCAGATGGCTCAGGGCAGGTACGGAGAGGGTGCATGA
- a CDS encoding ABC transporter ATP-binding protein — protein MSAVYILENVEQILGGRCVLSLDSLMVESGKAYALQGPNGSGKTTLLHLLAFLRAPVLGEVVFQGERVRWDARSLTALRRRVVLVEQHPVMFTDTVMKNVCYGLRKRRVPGSRQQSMAKECLDLVGMADQEHRSAHLLSGGEIQRVAIARALACQPDVLLLDEPISSVDMENAGRIECLLEDLRKKGRMTLIFSTHKPLEALRLADERIFLSGGRRVAAGGENMVSGTLYGEKGRTLFRTANGMEIGVSAQHVASGQVRLVIRPEKIRLFTLEEAIDKGMENVFEGRILQMHEENGQISLVMDMGMPLFVRTSRQWLMRAGVLPGDRIRAAWGPEAMDLLPPSS, from the coding sequence ATGAGTGCGGTTTATATTCTGGAAAATGTGGAGCAGATTCTGGGAGGCCGATGTGTGCTGTCTCTGGATTCCCTGATGGTTGAATCCGGAAAGGCCTATGCCCTTCAGGGACCTAATGGCAGCGGCAAAACCACACTTCTGCATCTGCTGGCCTTTCTTCGTGCCCCGGTTTTGGGGGAGGTTGTGTTTCAGGGTGAGCGGGTCCGTTGGGACGCCCGCTCTCTCACTGCCCTGCGGCGCAGGGTGGTGCTGGTGGAGCAGCATCCGGTGATGTTTACGGATACCGTAATGAAGAATGTGTGTTACGGCCTTCGCAAAAGACGGGTACCCGGAAGTCGTCAGCAGAGCATGGCCAAGGAATGTCTGGATCTTGTGGGAATGGCAGATCAGGAGCATCGTTCGGCCCATCTTTTGTCCGGGGGAGAAATTCAGCGGGTGGCCATTGCCCGTGCCCTTGCCTGCCAGCCGGATGTATTGTTGTTGGATGAGCCCATATCCAGTGTGGATATGGAAAACGCAGGAAGGATTGAGTGCCTGCTGGAAGATCTTCGCAAAAAAGGGAGAATGACTTTGATTTTTTCCACCCATAAGCCCCTTGAAGCCTTGAGGCTTGCGGATGAGAGGATTTTTCTCTCAGGAGGCAGAAGGGTGGCGGCGGGTGGAGAGAATATGGTTTCCGGAACCCTTTACGGTGAAAAGGGACGGACGCTGTTTCGTACGGCAAATGGAATGGAAATAGGCGTATCCGCCCAGCACGTGGCCTCCGGTCAGGTGCGGCTTGTGATTCGGCCAGAAAAAATCCGTCTTTTTACCCTGGAAGAAGCCATAGATAAGGGCATGGAGAATGTATTTGAGGGCAGGATACTGCAGATGCATGAAGAAAATGGCCAGATCAGTCTTGTTATGGATATGGGGATGCCTCTGTTTGTCCGCACATCCAGACAGTGGCTGATGCGGGCAGGGGTTCTGCCGGGAGACAGGATTCGGGCCGCATGGGGACCGGAGGCCATGGATCTTCTGCCTCCGTCGTCCTGA
- a CDS encoding TIGR01777 family oxidoreductase, which yields MQCFVTGGAGFVGTRILSSLLDKDHNVTAVDLAPAHPGLFHEKLSYIQADTTRPGTWQEAAGDADLIINLAGRSIFHYWTKSSMETMYNSRILTTGNLVNALSGKEGQTLVSTSAIGYYGSCGDDILREDHGPGSDFLARLCVDWEDAAMKAETKGVRVICMRLGIVMGDKGGALSKMIPAYRMGLGGPLGSGTQWMPWIHTDDIVRAVSFFADQSETQGVYNLSAPESVTNGIFSATLAEKLHRPNFMRVPAFALRLFLGHFGEVLLASQRGVPDKLLKEGFSFVYPTLDEALTAAMEEKKE from the coding sequence ATGCAGTGTTTTGTCACCGGCGGTGCCGGTTTTGTGGGCACCCGCATCCTTTCTTCCCTGCTGGACAAAGACCATAACGTAACAGCTGTGGATCTGGCGCCAGCCCATCCCGGCCTTTTCCATGAAAAGCTTTCCTACATCCAGGCCGATACCACCCGGCCCGGCACCTGGCAGGAGGCCGCTGGAGATGCCGATCTCATCATCAACCTTGCCGGTCGCAGTATCTTTCATTACTGGACAAAATCTTCCATGGAAACCATGTATAATTCCCGTATTCTGACCACAGGGAATCTGGTAAATGCCTTATCCGGTAAAGAGGGACAAACCCTTGTTTCAACCTCCGCCATCGGATACTACGGCTCCTGCGGAGATGATATCCTCCGGGAAGACCATGGACCCGGCAGTGATTTTCTGGCCCGCCTCTGTGTGGACTGGGAAGACGCAGCCATGAAAGCTGAAACAAAGGGGGTGAGGGTTATCTGCATGCGCCTGGGGATTGTTATGGGAGATAAGGGAGGAGCCCTTTCAAAAATGATTCCGGCCTACCGCATGGGCCTGGGCGGACCACTGGGATCGGGGACGCAGTGGATGCCATGGATCCATACAGACGATATTGTGCGGGCTGTAAGCTTTTTTGCAGATCAGTCGGAAACACAAGGAGTTTATAATCTTTCCGCACCGGAGAGTGTTACCAACGGAATCTTTTCCGCTACGCTGGCTGAAAAACTCCACCGACCCAACTTTATGCGGGTACCTGCCTTTGCCCTCCGCCTCTTCCTCGGTCATTTCGGAGAAGTGCTCCTGGCCAGCCAGCGCGGCGTACCGGATAAACTCCTGAAAGAAGGGTTTTCCTTTGTATACCCCACACTGGATGAAGCCCTCACAGCCGCCATGGAAGAAAAAAAAGAATAA
- a CDS encoding methyl-accepting chemotaxis protein, with the protein MNLKIKAKLVLLTAGLLVMTGVALGVAAYTNAASMAYGLMADTLQRKLGGDIHAARLYLKDYYGELSMQDGRLVDREGRTLENRFDMVDRILEDLGVAATVFQKERQDFIRITTNIRGEDGSRAVGTRLGRQSPAYDPVLGGKLYSGDALILGAPFLTAYDPILDKRGEVVGILFIGIPQAEVVAVISRGLNALALATVSFFAVFLAAALVILFVSLQRLVRPILLVSRGLQDIAQGEGDLTQRLPVQAKDEVGELAGWFNTFVANLQDLIRDIGRGVETLAAASLELSTVSGRMQEGVVAVSGKAEEVAVSADVMRVSMLQSAAGLEQSASNAALLAAASEEMSATIDEMAARTQRAGATSDDAAENVSQMAAHMESLKEAAGSIGKIIETISDISDQVNLLALNATIEAARAGEAGKGFAVVAKEIKDLARQTAGATEDIRKQIEGIQQTTVTTVEDVETITTVIHGVSEMMGSISASIEEQSSVAREMAGNVADVSQGIEMVYKTADKNALVVESVTADMGGISAAMGTMQESGSRVKDSAAELLGLAESLRQMVGRFRV; encoded by the coding sequence ATGAATTTGAAAATTAAGGCGAAGCTTGTTTTGCTTACGGCAGGTCTTCTGGTGATGACTGGAGTGGCTCTGGGTGTGGCTGCCTATACCAACGCGGCCAGTATGGCGTATGGGCTTATGGCAGACACTCTGCAGCGTAAGCTTGGCGGGGATATTCATGCGGCCCGTCTTTATCTGAAAGACTATTATGGTGAGCTTTCTATGCAGGATGGGCGTCTTGTGGACAGGGAAGGACGCACCCTTGAAAACCGATTTGATATGGTGGACAGAATTCTCGAAGACCTGGGTGTGGCAGCAACGGTCTTCCAGAAAGAAAGGCAGGATTTTATCCGTATTACCACCAATATCCGTGGTGAAGATGGCAGCCGGGCTGTGGGGACAAGGCTGGGAAGGCAGAGCCCGGCCTATGATCCTGTGCTGGGTGGGAAGCTCTATTCGGGGGATGCCCTGATTTTGGGAGCCCCCTTTCTTACGGCCTACGATCCCATTTTGGATAAAAGAGGTGAGGTTGTCGGCATCCTTTTTATCGGTATTCCTCAGGCGGAAGTTGTGGCTGTCATATCCCGTGGTCTGAATGCTCTTGCGCTGGCCACTGTTTCGTTTTTTGCAGTTTTTCTGGCGGCGGCCCTGGTTATTCTTTTTGTCAGTCTTCAACGTCTTGTGCGCCCTATTCTTCTGGTTAGCCGGGGGCTTCAGGATATCGCCCAGGGAGAAGGGGATCTGACCCAGCGTCTTCCGGTGCAGGCAAAGGATGAGGTGGGAGAACTTGCTGGATGGTTCAATACCTTTGTGGCCAATCTGCAGGATCTGATTCGGGATATTGGCCGGGGAGTGGAGACACTGGCTGCCGCTTCCCTTGAGCTTTCCACGGTTTCCGGAAGAATGCAGGAAGGAGTGGTAGCCGTGTCAGGAAAAGCAGAAGAGGTGGCCGTTTCGGCCGATGTCATGCGCGTCAGCATGCTGCAGTCTGCAGCGGGACTGGAGCAGTCTGCCAGTAATGCCGCACTTCTGGCTGCCGCATCCGAAGAAATGTCAGCCACCATAGATGAAATGGCAGCCCGTACACAAAGGGCCGGGGCAACATCTGATGATGCGGCAGAAAATGTTTCCCAGATGGCCGCCCACATGGAAAGTCTCAAGGAAGCGGCTGGCAGTATTGGGAAAATCATTGAAACCATCAGTGACATTTCCGATCAGGTAAATCTTCTTGCACTGAATGCCACCATAGAGGCAGCCCGTGCCGGAGAAGCCGGTAAAGGATTTGCGGTGGTTGCCAAGGAGATCAAGGACCTGGCCCGGCAGACAGCCGGTGCCACGGAAGATATTCGAAAGCAGATAGAAGGGATTCAGCAGACAACCGTAACCACGGTGGAAGATGTGGAGACCATTACTACAGTCATTCATGGTGTGAGTGAGATGATGGGCAGTATCAGCGCGTCCATTGAGGAACAGTCTTCTGTGGCCCGGGAAATGGCGGGTAATGTGGCAGATGTATCGCAAGGAATTGAAATGGTGTACAAAACGGCCGATAAAAATGCCCTTGTGGTGGAAAGCGTAACAGCGGATATGGGAGGTATCAGTGCCGCCATGGGTACCATGCAGGAAAGCGGAAGCCGGGTGAAGGACAGCGCAGCAGAGCTTTTGGGTCTGGCAGAAAGTCTCCGGCAGATGGTGGGCCGTTTCAGGGTATGA
- a CDS encoding YbgA family protein: MTQQPITLGISSCLLGNPVRYDGGHQRDPYLIHTLGQYVHYIPVCPEVECGMPVPRESLRLVGNPEYPRLITRKSGEDHTEQMQSWADKRLQELEKKTLCGFIFKSKSPSSGMERVKVYSEKGGAATKNGVGIFARAFMKRFPLIPVEEDGRLHDPVLRENFIIRIFALTRWREARINMKMGDLVNFHTDNKLLILGHSPEHYREMGRLVAKGREMESNQLFADYEMLLLEALGRKSTRKKNTNVLQHMLGYFKRILPAEERQEMLDLITRYHDGQLPLIVPVTLLAHHVRKYDVSYLARQSYLNPHPAELALRNHV; encoded by the coding sequence ATGACTCAGCAGCCTATCACCCTTGGCATCAGCTCCTGCCTTCTGGGCAATCCCGTCCGTTACGATGGAGGGCACCAGAGAGACCCCTACCTGATTCACACACTGGGTCAGTATGTCCATTACATACCTGTCTGCCCGGAGGTGGAATGCGGCATGCCCGTTCCCAGAGAATCCCTCCGGCTGGTGGGAAATCCGGAATATCCCAGACTGATAACCCGGAAAAGCGGAGAAGACCATACGGAACAGATGCAGAGCTGGGCGGATAAACGCCTGCAGGAACTGGAAAAGAAAACTCTGTGCGGCTTTATCTTCAAGTCCAAATCCCCCAGCTCCGGTATGGAAAGGGTTAAGGTATATAGCGAGAAAGGAGGGGCTGCCACAAAAAACGGGGTAGGAATTTTTGCACGAGCTTTTATGAAGCGTTTCCCCCTTATTCCAGTGGAAGAGGATGGCAGGTTACACGATCCTGTTCTGCGGGAAAATTTCATCATCCGTATTTTTGCCCTCACCCGCTGGCGTGAGGCCAGAATAAATATGAAAATGGGCGATCTGGTCAACTTTCATACGGACAACAAGCTCCTTATACTGGGACACAGCCCAGAACATTACAGGGAGATGGGCCGCCTTGTGGCAAAGGGCAGAGAGATGGAAAGCAACCAGCTTTTTGCAGACTATGAAATGCTGCTGCTGGAAGCTCTTGGCCGTAAAAGCACGCGGAAGAAAAACACCAATGTGCTGCAGCACATGCTGGGATATTTCAAACGAATTCTGCCAGCGGAGGAACGGCAGGAGATGCTGGACCTCATCACCCGCTACCACGATGGCCAGCTTCCCCTGATCGTACCCGTCACCCTGCTGGCACATCATGTACGCAAATACGATGTGAGCTATCTTGCCAGACAGAGCTACCTCAACCCCCATCCTGCCGAACTGGCCCTTCGCAACCACGTATGA
- a CDS encoding MerR family transcriptional regulator: MKDKDRYSIGEVSTLCNVSKKALRYYDKIGLINSQRDESNNYRYYTQKSLLAVPVIKYYKQMGFKLDEMRDFIEGNAFNIYKAIQHSFRSKITELKHHQEEIRRQYLSVTDWYDLIIEAEMVIDNNIQEVAIKFVESSDCLFQIQAFDNNIEASIINIEFTNYVENVNNEITGPVIINFSSVRDRMQDKPQPIRILQRTLMECKEHEKMTFGGHMMLSCYHIGSHETVGETYEKMLRWAKNHSYVLSEDSFERYVTDYWTTRNSSQFVTEIMMGVSRN, translated from the coding sequence ATGAAAGATAAAGACAGGTATTCCATCGGAGAAGTCAGCACTCTGTGCAATGTTTCCAAAAAAGCTCTCCGGTACTACGATAAAATCGGCCTGATCAACTCCCAGAGGGACGAAAGCAACAACTACCGGTATTACACCCAAAAGTCACTTCTGGCCGTGCCTGTCATCAAATATTATAAGCAGATGGGTTTCAAGCTGGATGAGATGCGGGATTTCATTGAGGGAAACGCCTTCAATATATATAAAGCTATCCAGCATTCCTTCCGATCTAAAATTACGGAACTGAAACACCATCAGGAAGAAATCCGCAGACAGTATCTTTCCGTAACGGACTGGTACGACCTGATCATTGAAGCAGAAATGGTCATCGACAATAATATCCAGGAAGTAGCCATCAAATTTGTGGAATCATCGGACTGCCTTTTCCAGATTCAGGCCTTTGACAATAACATTGAAGCATCCATTATCAATATTGAGTTCACTAATTATGTGGAAAATGTGAACAATGAGATCACAGGCCCTGTTATCATCAATTTTTCATCCGTCAGGGACAGAATGCAGGATAAGCCCCAGCCAATCAGAATACTGCAAAGAACACTGATGGAGTGCAAAGAACATGAAAAAATGACCTTCGGTGGTCACATGATGCTCTCCTGCTACCACATAGGCTCCCACGAAACCGTAGGTGAAACCTATGAAAAAATGTTACGATGGGCCAAAAATCACAGCTATGTTCTCAGTGAAGATTCCTTTGAAAGATATGTTACCGATTACTGGACAACCCGGAACAGCTCCCAGTTTGTCACTGAAATCATGATGGGCGTTTCGAGGAACTGA
- a CDS encoding BMC domain-containing protein, translated as MRYYGEEALGLIETVGMVPAINGADRMLKAANVELIAYENVGSTLVTVMVKGDVAAVRASVEAGAAGAAEIGKLTAHNVMPRPIRGVGDIVSIYAVEEENCERPRAMGLIETFGIVFVLEAADAMQKTADVDVVGFENVASGYISVLVEGDVAACKSAVDAGVKAVEKMGASVYSSVVIPTPHPDLVKITRRYTIENLLP; from the coding sequence ATGCGCTATTATGGAGAAGAGGCCCTGGGCCTCATAGAAACGGTGGGGATGGTCCCTGCAATCAACGGGGCCGACAGAATGCTCAAGGCTGCCAACGTTGAGCTGATTGCCTATGAAAACGTGGGCTCCACCCTTGTAACCGTTATGGTGAAGGGGGATGTGGCGGCGGTTCGTGCCTCTGTGGAGGCGGGGGCCGCAGGTGCTGCGGAAATCGGTAAGCTTACCGCACACAATGTGATGCCCCGGCCCATCCGTGGGGTGGGGGATATCGTTTCCATCTATGCCGTGGAAGAAGAAAACTGCGAACGCCCCAGGGCCATGGGGCTGATTGAGACCTTTGGCATTGTCTTTGTGCTGGAAGCGGCTGATGCCATGCAGAAGACGGCAGATGTGGATGTGGTGGGTTTCGAAAACGTTGCGTCAGGTTACATTTCCGTTCTGGTGGAAGGGGATGTGGCTGCCTGTAAGTCGGCGGTGGATGCCGGAGTAAAGGCGGTGGAGAAAATGGGGGCCAGTGTGTACAGCTCTGTGGTCATACCTACCCCTCATCCGGATCTGGTAAAAATAACAAGGCGCTACACCATTGAGAACCTGCTGCCCTGA
- a CDS encoding aldehyde dehydrogenase family protein → MTIIDNDLLSIQKARILAENAFEAQKRLAAFSQEKLDEIVECIADAAGKQAQALAVMSHEETEYGRWQDKYVKNGFVCGHVRRHLRGLRCVGIIGEDRQKQIMDVGVPMGVIAALCPATSPVSTTIYKALIAIKSGNAIVFSPHPRAIKSIGHVLDIMIDAAHSKGLPEGSLAYLDTVTSGGTFELMAHRATSLILNTGVPGMLPSCYRAGKPLIYAGTGNGPAFIERTADIRQAVRDIILSKTFDNGIVSSAEQSVVVDSCRADEVRQEFCQQGAYFMSEKESLELGALFYRPDGKPSSRMIGVSAATLARRAGFDVPDHVRVLIADRKYVSPDDPYSRGLMGPVLALYVEDDWMGACEKCIELLLSERNGHTLVIHSRDEEVIRQFALKKPVGRMLVNTPATFGGMGATTNLFPSMTLGSGSAGDGFTSDNVSPMNLIYIRKIGYGVRSAESMGYDVCPVETVPCLSGNPGPKGLDIKSMQTLHRILREAVQVLDRPGNRY, encoded by the coding sequence ATGACAATTATTGATAATGATCTGCTCTCCATTCAGAAAGCCAGAATTCTGGCGGAAAATGCCTTTGAAGCCCAGAAGCGTCTGGCGGCTTTTTCCCAGGAAAAGCTGGATGAGATCGTTGAGTGTATTGCGGATGCAGCGGGAAAGCAGGCGCAGGCACTGGCTGTCATGTCCCATGAAGAGACGGAATATGGCAGGTGGCAGGACAAGTATGTGAAAAATGGTTTTGTATGCGGCCATGTGCGCCGGCATCTGAGGGGTCTGCGCTGTGTGGGTATCATTGGTGAGGACCGACAGAAGCAGATTATGGACGTGGGGGTACCCATGGGTGTGATTGCTGCCCTTTGCCCTGCAACGAGTCCGGTTTCCACCACCATCTATAAAGCCCTCATTGCCATCAAGTCCGGCAATGCCATTGTATTCTCCCCCCATCCCAGAGCCATCAAAAGCATAGGGCATGTCCTTGATATAATGATTGATGCTGCCCATTCCAAGGGGTTGCCCGAAGGATCTCTGGCTTATCTGGATACCGTTACCTCGGGAGGAACCTTTGAGCTGATGGCACACAGGGCCACCTCCCTGATTCTTAATACCGGAGTTCCCGGTATGCTTCCGTCCTGTTACAGGGCAGGGAAGCCACTGATTTATGCGGGTACGGGTAATGGCCCCGCATTCATTGAGCGTACGGCAGATATCCGGCAGGCGGTACGGGATATTATCCTAAGTAAAACCTTTGATAACGGTATTGTTTCTTCTGCTGAGCAGTCTGTGGTTGTTGACAGCTGCCGGGCCGATGAGGTCCGTCAGGAGTTTTGCCAGCAGGGTGCTTACTTCATGTCTGAAAAGGAATCGCTGGAACTGGGGGCTCTCTTTTATCGTCCTGACGGAAAGCCCAGCTCCAGAATGATAGGGGTCAGTGCCGCAACCCTTGCCCGAAGAGCCGGCTTTGATGTTCCAGATCATGTCAGGGTTCTCATTGCTGACCGGAAATATGTTTCTCCGGACGATCCCTATTCACGGGGGCTTATGGGGCCGGTTCTGGCATTGTACGTGGAGGATGACTGGATGGGTGCCTGTGAGAAGTGTATTGAACTGCTTCTCAGTGAGAGAAACGGCCACACTCTTGTCATTCACTCCAGGGATGAAGAGGTTATCCGTCAGTTTGCACTGAAAAAACCCGTGGGAAGGATGCTTGTGAATACACCGGCCACCTTCGGCGGCATGGGTGCTACCACCAACCTTTTTCCTTCCATGACCCTTGGCAGCGGATCTGCCGGAGACGGCTTTACATCTGACAATGTCTCTCCCATGAACCTGATTTACATTCGTAAAATTGGCTATGGGGTGAGGAGTGCCGAATCCATGGGCTATGATGTTTGTCCGGTAGAAACCGTGCCCTGCCTGTCCGGAAACCCCGGCCCGAAGGGACTTGACATAAAGAGCATGCAGACACTGCACCGTATTCTGCGGGAAGCTGTTCAGGTACTGGACAGGCCCGGTAACAGATACTGA